In Ischnura elegans chromosome 9, ioIscEleg1.1, whole genome shotgun sequence, the following proteins share a genomic window:
- the LOC124165857 gene encoding ras-related protein Rab-43: protein MTSALSSSSFNAGDDSFDYLFKIVLIGECGTGKTWVVRRFKSGTFVESHGNTIGVDFSMKTVIVDGKRVKLQIWDTAGQERFRTITQSYYRSANGVIIVYDITNRSSFLSLQRWIEEVRKYTASNALTILIGNKCDLQTLREVEFAEAEAMCEYIPEIMAVMETSAKENTNIDEAFMCLATELKRRNDGSNLYSHGTDREGVVNLGEGKAVGGCSYGGSCTGGQLFQRR, encoded by the exons ATGACGTCCGCTCTCAGCTCGAGTTCATTTAATGCTGGTGATGACAGTTttgattatttattcaaaatagtcTTGATCGGAGAATGTGGAACTGGTAAAACATGGGTCGTTAGAAGATTTAAGTCTGGGACTTTTGTAGAAAGCCATGGTAATACTATTGgtgttgatttttcaatgaagacAGTCATAGTTGATGGGAAAAGAGTGAAG TTACAAATTTGGGATACTGCTGGTCAAGAAAGATTCAGAACCATCACGCAGAGTTATTACAGATCTGCCAATGGAGTAATAATCG TCTACGATATCACCAATAGATCTTCGTTTTTAAGTTTGCAAAGGTGGATTGAAGAAGTGAGGAAATACACAGCTTCCAATGCGTTAACAATTCTGATTG GCAACAAGTGCGATCTTCAAACCCTCAGAGAGGTTGAGTTTGCTGAAGCAGAAGCAATGTGTGAATACATTCCGGAAATTATGGCAGTCATGGAAACATCTgctaaagaaaatacaaatattgatGAAGCCTTTATGTGCCTTGCTACAGAATTGAAG AGGAGGAATGATGGCAGTAACCTGTACAGTCATGGGACTGATAGGGAAGGAGTTGTAAATCTCGGGGAGGGGAAAGCTGTTGGTGGCTGCAGTTATGGTGGAAGCTGTACTGGTGGACAGTTATTTCAAAGAAGATGA